The genomic window GCAATGTGATATTATGGGGACACATGGCTGCGTGCCTGCACCATTTCTTTCTCAATGTCAGTCGTATCCTTCcaaatcttctttcttttattctttACATTTGCTGTGGCTTTGGCAAATTTTCCACCCTTTTATTGTCTTGGCATTAAACCACTAATAATGATTGCATGCCATTGTTACCAGACTATAGCCACAAAATGGTGCCTTTTAAGTATTGATGGGGGTGCTCTGCCCAAAGATGCAACTAAAAGATTTCAGGCTTGCCCTCTGTTACTAAAATCGAGGTCTAGTTTCAAGCTTGAACTATATTGAAAAATTTGGGCCCTACCATTGCCCATCCTGATCGGACAACCTAAGGCTCGGCACCAAAATTCAAACCGTTGGATATAATCTATTATCTATAAAGTGCtcactatcaaaaaattatgtgaTTTGGAAATCCTTAATCCCTAGCCTATGCATCCTATAAACAAAAGACATGCATTATTTCATATTATTTAAACCATCCATTTTTAATCACCGGATGCATGAACTAGGGATCTTCAAACTTATTATTTTTGACAAAAAGTTAGAGAGTACATCACAAAAAGTGCCCCCCACCCCCCCCGCCCCGCCCCGCCCCGCCCCAATCTGATCAAGACTGGCCTTATTAGAGTTGTTGTGTGGACACTCATGTATATGCATCTACATATATATTGGATTGGCTTCACTCAAGTGGATCTCTACTCATATTTGGCCAAGTCTAGATTTCATGATGGATCCCCTACATCGATGATCCAAGCGACTGGATGTGATCAACTACCTCTAAACTACTTGCAcattaaaaaatcatatgaatTGGAAACCCCTAACCTTTGCATCAAATAGTCAAGAAAATTAAATGTCGTTTCATGTTTATTTAAACCATATCTAATTTTTTGACCACCGTATAGACTAGGGATCTCTAAATTACATGATTTTTGATGTCTAAATCAATGATTATTGTGCTAGTACCAGGTCTAGACCAGTTGCCTAGTGGCATAGTTCAGCACACCCCCTTGCTGTTCCATGTCGGGTCCATATTGATACAACAAAGAGGGTGGAGGAAAGGGAGAACgaagggaggaaaagagagataaagggaaaggaagggagaggtagcaaggggggagagagaaagaggtcaGCGGAGGGCCACAGAGACATGCAAAGGGGTGGAGGGGGGCCGCATTACAATGTTCTCTTTTACCTATTCCAATCTaccttcctttcttcttcttcttcctctgctTCAATCTTCTTTTATCTTACATTCCCTAAAGttcctctcttatttttcttgctTTAATTCCTTCTACCGTCTCACCAAAGAATCTGCAGTATCTAGTATTATGAACCAAAACAGTACAGAAAATAAACTTTGTGTTTATGCAAATGCAAGTTATAGAATGAATGTGTTTAGAAAATGATGTGGCTATACAGATGACAGTTAGCATCTGCAATCATCATTAACATATCAATTGGAAAGATGATACCATCCAAACTATCAGGGTGCACCATACCAATGTTACTTTACAAGAATGATAAAAGTCCCCTCTCCCACCCCCAAAAAAGCAGACCTGATATTACCTCAACATTCTTTAATTCAAATTCTGCACTATGAGCCAAACATGAGTTCCCAAATGTTTCACTCGGGCCGCTTGTTCCATGTAATCTTTTAACAAGAAAGAAAAAGTTAGGAGAGAATAATTTACATGTTGCAGTTATTAGTAgtcatatccatttaaaaaaaaatgcaagGTCGTACAAGTCTGCATTACTTGAGGGAGGCAGAAGTCattagaatttcaaattcaagAAATATTGCATTATtgacagaaaaagaaaataatttactTACAAATCTTCATCAAGGCATAATGCAAAGCTTCCACCCCCACCAAACGCCAATAGATCATTCAAGCACAAGTAATAGTATCGATTTGAACCTATGCAGTATCCCAATATTAGAGAGGGAGGAGGGAAAAGATAATCAAGAAGACATTTGGCATGCTTGCGTAACATTAACTGATATAGACACACTGATggccaaaatatttttcatctgaCGTCACTCTTGCACCATATAGATTCTGACTATACAAATCTCTGAATTTCTTTTGCATAGTCAAATCATCACAATTACCACAAAAGGCATACACAGGCACACAGTAAAGATGTACCTGCTATGAAATAACATGAATCTAATAAGCCACAAAAAAGTAAATAGATGTGTATGAAACAGGCTTCTAGCAGAATATGCAGAGTAAATGTGCTCACATTATCTTTCCTTTTTATCTTCTCTTCAGATATAGCAACTTTAGCAAAGAGAACCACCAAACTGTACTCATCTATCTGGGGTAAGTTTCACCATTTATGATCTGATCTATTCATACTTCCGTAGACTTCAAAGATCCAAAGTTCGATATTGAGTTTCAAATTAGATAGATCTTAAGGCAAGACCACTGCCATTGAAACTATTTTCTCGATTTTGAGTGGTAATGACATGTTAATTCGGCAATGTGACCCAATCTCCTCTTAACAGGTCTTTTCACCATTTTCAGGAGGAAAGGAGAAAAAAGCACTCACCACTCTACCTAAACCCCTACTGAGAATTGTTGTAAGGATCCCTAAATACAATTTGCTCATGATACTGGTACATATAACTGGCTTATGgttcattcataaatttttatatgcaaaCTCTGGATCAATTATTGCTGAAGTTTTGACATATTATACAACAGCTAATGCCATCAGTTTGTTTAGACTGATTTCGTCACAACCCTAAGGCCAACCATTTTCCCTGCTCATAGATAACTCTTTATTTACCTCATCACCAGACATCAGAAAATGTGTTACACCATCAGTTCAAATTTAATTTTCCATAAACCCCCAGAAGCTTCTTCATAGTTAACAAGTACTTGTGGAGATTAAGGACGAGCATAAATATGACATTCCATAAACTTGGATTCATGAGTGCAAGAAAATTATGATTATAGGGCTTGCAGATCTCACTATTGTCAATCTTCTTATGAGATAATCACATAAGATTTTATGATGTTCATGAATATGAGAACATTGCATGCTAATACAATCTGACTGTTGAACATTCAGTTGATATAAAAAGATATGAATTTCTAACCATTAGCAAATCACAAATAGTTGATACTAATACCATCCTGACTCTTGAAAGAGATTGAGTTGAGGTATAAGAGCGTCCAGTGAAAGAAATACCACTTTTACCACATAGCTTCTGGCAAAACTGAACTTAAGAAATACCACTTTTACCACATAGCTTCTGGCAAAACTGAACTTAAAAAGCCTCTTTCAGAAGCTCTCGTTTCCAAATATTATCAGAACATGATAACAGATATTTCTtgttaaaattagatcataatgcCACCATCCAACCCTTCCGCAAAACTTCCACTTTGACGAGTTTGAGAAAGACATTCTCAATTAACTTATAAATGCATAGAAGTTGAAATGCAGCAATGGAGAaaaggaaatttttttttgacagtaTGATGATTACCAGTTGCTCTAAAGAGCCTTGGCTCACCGTAtatggtagtgaacacaaaagttTGGATTGTTCCCTGTCCAAAAACAATATGATGAGTGTAAACTTCAAGACACTGGAAAAGCAACATAAGCAAACAAAGGATCATAATAAGATCAGATTGCAGTGTGAAAGATTTAGGGACTTTCCTGGTATTTTCTTTTAGATGTAGGCCTTAAAGGGCTATCCAGCAGACCACCAAATATAGCACCTTGCATATCTCCTACAATCTAGAAAGCATGAACAcatctcaaaataattatttaacaaCATACGCATTTACATgtatgtgcatgcatgcatgcccaGTGGTATCACAAAACCAATAGCCTTTAAGCAGAGAAACAAAGAACATATCAAACTTAAAAGCAATAACCAGAAAAATTTGTCTCCAAACACAAGAATATACTCACTAGTAAACATGAACCTGGGAGAGTAACACTCCTATGGATAAGTGTGCGAAGTGATATCCCATGTTTCCACGTACTGCCCTTCATTGGCAGAGAGCAACAATAAATCAGGGAAAAAGGGACAAAAACCTTAAGTAGCTTATGTCAATAATCTATTGACAGCACACTACCTATACAACAAAATCCATTGGCACCCTTTCACAATATTAGGGAGAGATGACTGAAAAAACTCAAACAAATCTGCAGATATAAATGCAGACTTTTCCGAAAGATATGAAAGATATTCTTCAGAATCACGTGAAGCTGTTGCTTTTATAATTCCATTAGAGCTGTCCATATTCCTCTCAGATACATGCTCCAGAATTTCTTTAAAAATCTCAACTGTTTCATCGGTTTCGCCTTCAGTTCTGCAGTCTTCGCTACAATCCAATGGTCTATTTTTCCATGTGAAACCGCTGGACTTCCATCTTGATGGCAATGAGAGAGATGGTAACAAtcttctaccatgttgatgatcAGGTGAATTTGGCTTGTCCACATCAACACCGGAACTTGTATGGAGAAGAGATGAAATGCACGAAGAGAAAGTAGATTTCTTGGAATGAGTAGATTCCTCTGAAGAAAAGTACCCTGCCTGCATGATGTGAAATGTTTATGCTGTATGATTGAATGAGAAACTAGAAAATAAAGATACTAAAATATGCAAATGTGATCATTAGTGGGCCCTGCTTTGTTCTAGAATCTGAATTTTTGTTAAGCAAGTAACAATCAAACTTCAAGAATAGAGTGTTATAACCCATGCTATAAAAGATAAGttatataaatcaaataaattcttACCAGGAATGTATTGGACATTCCTAGAAAACAGATAAGATAGATCCATCGTTAAATGCTCAGCACCTCATCATGTTAAGATAGGGTAATTGGACTAGTAAATAAAATGTTAAACTAGAAAAATGCATGTTTTTGAAGAGACTCTTTTGCATCCTCTTTTAAAATTAACTCACCAACTCAATCTTGGGATATGGAAGTGGATATTTTTGCAACATGCATCAACTCAATCTTGGGATATGGAAATGGATAATTCTGCATCATGCAGTCATTTTACTCATTAATTAATTACTTCATTGCTTGATCAGGAAAGAGGTTCAGCTGAAGTGTGTTATGCAACCAAAAAGTGGATTAAAGCATATATGACATGATTGATACCCATCAATCCATCATAGTTAGGTTTTGAATGCATGAAAAAATTCAATTCACATCTTCAGAAGAACCGTCAAATTTTCAACATTGATGAGGAGATCAAGATACAAGTTATCAACAAAAGTATCACAAGAATTCTGCAAATCCTTCTCATCATCTGGTCTCATCAATaattaaaagattattttctctAAATGCCCTTGTTAACTAGCAAGTCATGCAGATCTCATGTAGAAAGAAATGATTGAGATATCCAAAATATGATGGGCATGGAAAGCCAGGAAATGTACTTGTTAAAGAAATCAAAAGGGTGAAAACATAAGACGATCAAGTCCTAATCCAAGAATCATCATTCAAGTTAAAGCTAACAATATTGTTCTCAATAACATTTTCAAAATAGAAGCATTGTATCATTAATCAAGACAAAGCA from Elaeis guineensis isolate ETL-2024a chromosome 4, EG11, whole genome shotgun sequence includes these protein-coding regions:
- the LOC105044182 gene encoding uncharacterized protein isoform X3: MLSWRDKVADKLSRLLADSPSSLSPPAAGFSPIADHESQAGYFSSEESTHSKKSTFSSCISSLLHTSSGVDVDKPNSPDHQHGRRLLPSLSLPSRWKSSGFTWKNRPLDCSEDCRTEGETDETVEIFKEILEHVSERNMDSSNGIIKATASRDSEEYLSYLSEKSAFISADLFEFFQSSLPNIVKGCQWILLYSTWKHGISLRTLIHRSVTLPGSCLLIVGDMQGAIFGGLLDSPLRPTSKRKYQGTIQTFVFTTIYGSNRYYYLCLNDLLAFGGGGSFALCLDEDLLHGTSGPSETFGNSCLAHSAEFELKNVELWGFAHSSQYHT
- the LOC105044182 gene encoding oxidation resistance protein 1 isoform X1 encodes the protein MLSWRDKVADKLSRLLADSPSSLSPPAAGFSPIADHESQAGYFSSEESTHSKKSTFSSCISSLLHTSSGVDVDKPNSPDHQHGRRLLPSLSLPSRWKSSGFTWKNRPLDCSEDCRTEGETDETVEIFKEILEHVSERNMDSSNGIIKATASRDSEEYLSYLSEKSAFISADLFEFFQSSLPNIVKGCQWILLYSTWKHGISLRTLIHRSVTLPGSCLLIVGDMQGAIFGGLLDSPLRPTSKRKYQGTIQTFVFTTIYGEPRLFRATGSNRYYYLCLNDLLAFGGGGSFALCLDEDLLHGTSGPSETFGNSCLAHSAEFELKNVELWGFAHSSQYHT
- the LOC105044182 gene encoding uncharacterized protein isoform X2, which encodes MLSWRDKVADKLSRLLADSPSSLSPPAAGFSPIADHESQAGYFSSEESTHSKKSTFSSCISSLLHTSSGVDVDKPNSPDHQHGRRLLPSLSLPSRWKSSGFTWKNRPLDCSEDCRTEGETDETVEIFKEILEHVSERNMDSSNGIIKATASRDSEEYLSYLSEKSAFISADLFEFFQSSLPNIVKGCQWILLYSTWKHGISLRTLIHRSVTLPGSCLLIVGDMQGAIFGGLLDSPLRPTSKRKYQGTIQTFVFTTIYGEPRLFRATGSNRYYYLCLNDLLAFGGGGSFALCLDEDFYGVSLIHHNITHNCWLDASIVVVYHFVFHLFQLFF